The sequence CCAAACGTGACAGTAGATGCGTTTGGGCTGGCGATAAAGTCCGGCAACGTGGCACTGCTGCGTGGCTCGTCGACAGCTGTGCACTCGAACACCAAGCTGGTAGAAATCCTGCAGGAAGTCGCAGCCAGCCACGAGTTGCCGCGCGAGATTGTGCAACTTCTGCCATGCCAGTCCCACGATTCTGTGCAAGACTTAGTAACGGCACGTGGGCTTGTTGACGTAGTGATCCCCCGCGGGTCTGCCCGCCTGATCAACGCTGTAGTGACAGGGGCTACGGTGCCAACCATTGAAACCGGCACCGGAAACTGCCACTTCTACATTGACAAGGACGCAGAGCTGGACTCCGCTATAGAGATGCTGCTCAACGGAAAAACCCGCCGCGTGAGCGTGTGCAATGCCACCGAAACAGTGTTGCTGGATTCCGCGCTTGCCGACGACGCCAAAGCTCAGGTGCTGCGTGCGCTCCAAGACGCCGGCGTGACCGTCCACGGTGAGAAAGACCAGCTGGAAGCTCTCGGTGTTGAGGGCCGCGGTGTTGAGGGAATCGTCCAAGCTGAAGAAGCGGACTGGGCTGACGAGTACCTGTCATTTGATATCGCAGCCGCCATCGTCGATGGAGTAGAAGGTGCCATTGCACACATCGCACAGTGGAGCTCGGGGCATACCGACGCAATTGCTTCGCACAATGCGTACACCCTGCAGAAGTTCGCCAATGAGGTGGATTCCGCAGCTGTGATGCTCAACGCCTCGACCGCTTTCACCGATGGCGAGCAGTACGGGATGGGTGCAGAGATCGGCATTTCCACCCAAAAACTGCACGCCCGTGGCCCCATGGCGCTGCCCGAGCTGACCAGTACCAAGTGGATCCTCGAAGGCACCGGGCACACACGCCCCTAACCGTCCAACCTAACGGCGCAGCAGGCGCCAGCGTCGTTACGCGTGGCCAGCCCGGCGGCGCGGTTGGCGTGAGGTGGATACGCGAGCTTATCGCGTGGTTACATCAACCCCACGACGAATCTTGTCCCACTGGTTTTGCATGAGGAGGGGCCCAACTACCCAAAATCATTGGAGAGAGCTTAAGATGGGGAGCGAAAATCGACTGAATCCGTGCGTTCAGCTCTTTATGGAAGGTCTCTCCGTGCATAACTCTCTTTCCATCCGTAAACGACTGCCCGTCGTTCTAGCGGCAGTAATCACTGCGGTTGTGGGCACCATCGTGCCCATAGCTGTGAATCCACCAGAAGCGGATGCCCAGCACCGCTGCCCAGCCGTTGCTGTAGTAGCCGCCCGTGGTTCCGGCCAGAACTCCCAGGTCTACCGAACTCAGTACTCCTACCAGGCCCCCTGGGTGTCCAATGGCTGGGAGGGTGAAACCATCCGCGCTTTCCTGCGCAAAAGTGAAAACCGCTACGTGGACACCCACGGTGGCAACTCACTGATGAAAGACGTTGAAGTCCTCGGTTTGGAACCGCGCTACTACCCAGCGTTATACCCGGATTACACCGTTCCTGACGTGGCTCAGCCTCAAACTGTCGTCCAGCTCGGCCTGCTTGCAGCCCAGTTGGCTATGCCCGCACTGCAAACCGTAACCCGTGCCGCCAACGAGTTTATCGGTTCTGTCCAGCATGGTCGGACCGGTGTGATGGACATGATCCGCGACTACGAAAACTCCACTGGATGCCGCCCGTCGTACGTATTGGTGGGCTTCTCCCAAGGTGCGATGGTGCTTCACGAACACGAACGTGAGCTGGCTCGACGTGGTCAGCTGGCTGGCGTGCTGTACATGGGAAACCCTATGACCAACCATGCCGACCCATCGACGATGGGTGTCGCTGGCGGTGGTGCCGGTGGCATCCTCGGCAACATGCCCCTGAACTCCCGCACTGCTGCAGCAACGCCGAACCGTGTGAACTACTGCCTGCCACTTGATGGCGTGTGCGATACTTCCCCGCAGGTTCTCCAAGCCTCCCGCTTCAATGGCGGAAACCATGGCCGGTATTTCCTGTGGAACTCCCACTGGGACAACCAAGTGGCTGACTCGTTTGGACAC comes from Corynebacterium cystitidis and encodes:
- a CDS encoding glutamate-5-semialdehyde dehydrogenase, giving the protein MSTQTEQARAAERDEVLSKATAAKQVAPTLATLPTSAKDALLRDAADKLIARADDILEANRKDIEAGRANAMSESLVDRLALDQGRIEGIAGGLRQVADLEDPVGVIVQGGVMANGIQMKQVRVPLGVMGMVYEARPNVTVDAFGLAIKSGNVALLRGSSTAVHSNTKLVEILQEVAASHELPREIVQLLPCQSHDSVQDLVTARGLVDVVIPRGSARLINAVVTGATVPTIETGTGNCHFYIDKDAELDSAIEMLLNGKTRRVSVCNATETVLLDSALADDAKAQVLRALQDAGVTVHGEKDQLEALGVEGRGVEGIVQAEEADWADEYLSFDIAAAIVDGVEGAIAHIAQWSSGHTDAIASHNAYTLQKFANEVDSAAVMLNASTAFTDGEQYGMGAEIGISTQKLHARGPMALPELTSTKWILEGTGHTRP